In the genome of Neodiprion fabricii isolate iyNeoFabr1 chromosome 4, iyNeoFabr1.1, whole genome shotgun sequence, the window TACAAAAGTATCATACACGGGACACGTAACAGCAATAACAGGAAAAACATTACATCTATGCTACTTCGTTATCTATCAGGTCCATATGATTAAATGATATAGGTATCTACGTTACATTCGCTCATTGGTAAACAGCTCAACAGTTATTGTTGGTGTGGTCTCGTCTCGCAGAAATGAAAGTCGCGGTGAACTTTCATGAAAATCTGACCGAGGAACCGTTTGATGATCTGAGCGACAGCCTGAGACGAGAGCCAAGTTCGGAAATGTGCCTGAATAACCAGTACTGCTGGTGTTGCACAGGAACGGTGGACTTCTTGCCGATTCTATGAACTATTTTGTCTATAAGTTCGGGCGAGGGTTGTCGCAGGTCGTATGCCCATCCGATCTGGGCAAACGCGTCAATGAACATCGTTGCCGCGTTGAAGTTTATGTAGGGCAACTCGGAGGCCTTGTAGTCCCAAGGGAACGTGTGGTGATAATTGTGCGATCCTTCGCCACCCGTCAGCACCGAAACCAACATATTCTCAGCCGGGTTTATCAGTCTGGGTacaaaaagataaaaaatcacaattatACTTGCAATTAAACTCAACGTAAAGTagaaagacagaaaaaaaaaccgttcaTACCGACCTGTTGTAAGGTCGATCGCCCCAAAGATGTGCGAAACTGTTTATGCTCCAGAGGCAGTGTGCGCCCAGGACGTAGCGTATGAAAACCTGAGTCAGCACAGCATGCATTACAGTTTCACCCCAATATATTACCGGGATTATCGTCGGTAATGTGAAGCAGAATATGATGTTTAGAATGGTACCGTATCTGAATTAAGAATTAGGAAATAGTACATTATGCGACCAAGGAATAAAGTCAAAGATTATTTCCGTAAATTTGTTTACTGGTAACACTACCGTAAAAACAATAGAAAGGCGctattttgtttaatttttttttttacggaagAAACGCTaataagataataatatttaaggATGTCATTAGGCATACATTTAAGATTACATTTAAGTATAATACAGAAGATTgctatcaaaaaatatttgaaaatggcgaTACTGGAGCCATTCTCGCGGTACATGTTGAATTCTGCAAATGGCGGATATttgaattaggaaaaaaaatagaaaaaaggattttttttctggattttcgcgtgcaagaaaaaaaaaatgcgcgTGTTTCAGGTTTTTACAGTGACGTTACCCCTCAAGAGGGAATAATGTGCTACTTTCGTCCCGCtttttaggtaaaaaaaagtcaacaTTATATGGCTGAGTCGGGAATAAATAAGTTCTCACTTCTTGCCAATTATAATCGTAAtgcgaaaaatcgaaattagACGGAAAAGTGGGCGTCGTACTTTCTCTGGAACATGGCGACTCCGTCGTTCCTTACGTCGGTCATGTCGACCTCTCTCCCTCGGCGAAGACACTCCGGGTGACGATGGACGCAGAGCCAGCCCATGTGGGAGAACCAGAAGCCCCGCTTAGCGTTGTGGGGATCTGCGTCCGTCTCAACGTACTTGTGGTGGACTCTGTGGTCCCTTGCCCAGTCGTAGATCGTGTACTGTGAAGTTCGTTAATGCgcggattttgaaaaacgaactATTGttcgatggaaaatttttaacgagtttttattttgctCTCTCTCAAATTTCACGGTACTTTGATCAGGGGTACGCTTACCAATCCGAGAACGGAGTAGAGGAACATCAGCAGTATTCGCAACGGGAGATTTGCCTTGTACGAGCGGTGAGACCAGAGCCGATGTGCTCCTGCCGTTGTTCCAACGAATGCTCCACAACCGACGATGAATACTGCGGCattaacgaaataaaatagcCATTGTTGCCGAAGTTGTGAGAAATCATTAGTTTTCAAGGGAATTATTGGTTCATGTTAGATTCCGCGTTGAGAAACTTGTCTGATTCCAATTGATAGAGTTCCGAACCTTCGAAAAGTCTGCTTATTCAAATGTCAAGTACATTTTTCCGTTACAGTCAGTCCTACGAAAAGttcaaatttctgaaataaaattcaatcgtCTGGTGCTAGGGCATTAGcttaatatgtatgtaaaattaTGACGCGCTGTAAACGCGAGAAAATTTGTTGTTACGAAGGTGATCGTACAAAATAGTCATAATTTGATGCATCGTAAATTATTCGAACTTATGAGAGATATTTAGTTCGAtagaaaatatgaattttctcTTGTGCAAGCAAATCTTCTTTCAGACGTCCACCTTAGGTGATCGGCTATAATTGGAGGTGTAACACAAATCAACCATCGAAACCTAAGGTTGTAAAAAATGCTTTTCATTGAAGATTATGACACGTATTTAACGTTCATCGCAGTGTTCTCGAATAGTGAAATCAACGGATTATACCGACGAGGTTGCAGTTCGTAGCATTATTAAAGCGATGCATTTTCAGCAGAACGGATTATTTTGCAACATTAGCATTGTCTGAGATTAAGCAAAACATAGTAAAGTCAgctcatattttgcaaaataaagtCATTAAAAAATGTTCCGAACATGATGTgagattacaatttttctcaccgcGTTTCGGTACGTTGACGTTACGAATTTCAACCTCATTTAAATTGTTcgtaaaaagtttttatttaatataaatttagcAATCAACGAAGGGACCACCTTGAATGCCGACTTTACGTATTAGATTCAGGAATATCAGCTTGAAGCAGTTCAATAAATTAGGCTAGATTTCGTATAACTCACTCCAAGCAACGGTCATCGGTTTAATGGGTATCGAATGTAGTCCGAAGGCGTACATCGTCAGGGATCCTACCAATCCGACGTTGAGTATTACCATGGGAATAAACTGACTccatttgatattattccaaATGTAATTCCACGTCCAGTGTTCGGCAATTTTCTCTCTGTATGCCTCCTCGCATAGTTTCTCGACCGTTGTTTCATCACGTGCAGCTGCACCAGCGTCCGCGAGTGTGACGGACATCTCGAAAACTGCGGTATATTAAAACGGGATACCGCCTCTCGGAGCACCTGAGACCGTCGAAACTATTCAACTAGCCAAAATCACTGCTATCACTGGAACAGTGATGAAGAGCCGACTCGTATTTATAATTGGCAAAGGTAGGCTAAGATTCTGTCGTGGGAGAGACCCAGAGGTTAAATTAAATCTAGCTACCTCCAAAATTCGAGTCGAGTTGTATCTGCATTCCAGATTTCGGAGCTATAATGAAAACATAATATGCACATACATTTCAGCAAATCGTTATGCTATGAGATAATCCTTGATCGATACGTGATGAATTATGCCGATCATTCGtatcgaaatgtcgatgttgtAAGGTATGATATTAGTGATGGATCTGTCCAACAGATAACGAAGTTGTAGACTCGAATACGGTTGTACGCCGAGGTTGTAGAGTTTGGACAGTTCTTTGAGTAGACATATTTACGTCTTGTGGGTATTTTGATCTACGAATTCTTAATTTCCAGATAAACGTTCACTCAAATAGTGGATCGACAAGCTTACGTAACGACAGATTCTGTTTATTATCCTATCGTTTTCGTAATTCTTGgcttcaaaaataattctcgcGCCCAATCAACCCGTACTGATTGTACTTCAGTACAGTTTTATAACGATTACACAGGGTAAATTTGACAGCAGTCAACTTTGAGCGATTACTGAGGCAGGATGATGCGTTATATTGCCGTGAAATAATTTAGAGACgtaatttgaatattgaaaaatatgctcTCAGtgattaattgtaaaattttgatttgatagtctgaagaaaaattttttcgacaaaaCACGGATCTTCACTTAGAAATTCATaacttcttcaatttttcatatttcttggCAAAATTTCAAGACGGTACTTGTGCGGCATCGCACAttcgtgcaaaaaaaaaaaaaatagtttggTACGGTGTGTTTTAAAACGTGTATTTGTTTCAAACGCCGACCTTGGTGATTCAGggcttgaaataataaaataattcaatgccatctcaaaaatttattggcTCATTTTACTACTGATCATGTCACCTGCATCCCCATCTACCTCGATAAGATCCTCCGTCATGAGGCGTGAACGAAGATAATACGACATCTGAACAATCGATAAATAACAATCAGCGATGAAAGAAAACGTTTTTAGAAAATTAGGTCGATCGTGCGACATAACTTATTACGGGTTAAAATCGATCATTCGTTCTTTCAgtgataatataatttttagaGATTCCGTTCATTTCCTAAGTTACGAACGTCGTGGACCAGAAAGAAAATTCACTGTATCGACAGCATGCAAGTGACCTTTAACAAAGTACTATCGATCTAAGCGACATAAATTATGATAGAAATACTGGCGAACGATGTTAATTTAACcattggaaattataatacCTGCCAAGCGTCCGCGACAGATACTTGATTTGATTTCTATGTTTTGGCGGACAGGAAAGGACAGAACTACGTTAATGCCACTAGAAGGTCACGTTCCAATGAATTATTGATaggaattcaaaaaaattaattaggaatttgaaactttttattgtataaatgtcTACTAGTTTACTCTGTATAAAAGTACTTGTgtcatgaatatttattatatatctatagtATCGCAGACTCTGCATACAGTATGAAAGGAAAAGGCATGCGTGTTGTTAGATGCTGATTACACAAGGGATCGGATTTTAGATTTATTTCCCAGTACTGTCAAtgcgaaaataattaaatttccgCTCCTCGTCCAAGAATGAGAATGGAACgggaaaatgaatttatcgACCCTTGTGATCAAGTGCTTCATTATAAAACCCGCAGGAAAATCTTAAGTATTTCCAAATATGGTTGTTTGCGAAATTAATCAGTaagttttgtaaatttgagATTTGCAAACGATGCTCCGCACAAATTTTTGAAGCATCTAATAATATTAAGGGGTTGCCCTGGTTGGTTTCGACGCTGAAttatatatctccaaatatcaaaGTCCACGTACCTCAAACGCGAAGAGGGGCTTAACAACCTCATTCTATACGCAGTTCTGAACATAAACACTGcgatacattttcatttgacgcagaaataaagaaaatgtcgCGAATTCTGTGAATTCGCAAGGGTAAAGTACATATACCAAGTACATATTTTCGAGGTTTCGTATTTATCCGACTATCTCCCGCTAagcagtttcatttttcgacgcTGCAGCAGTCCGTACGATAGGTTGGCAGGAATTACAAGCAACAATTAATCGATCGTAGTTCTTAATCGGAAGGTTCGTTGGTAGAAACACCGTATTGCAAatcttgtaataattatttttcatattatacaccGTTTATAGTTGTACGAAATTTTGACACGGTTCTCTGCTTTCCCGATTACTCAGGTACGGAATTCAAGAATAGCGCCACGGCGTGGGTAACCAAACGTCAAGTTACCGCGTGCGGTAAGGTAGGACTCGATCTTACAATCAGATGCGTCCCGCAGCGCCACGAGGTGGGCGACCAATGAACAGGAACGAAAACGGGATGCGGAGCTAACGGAAGTCGGTCGTGGATGTTGGCCGAAGCGGCTGAAGGGGGGGACCGGGACGGACAAGCACGGATGGCTCTGTACGGCGTAGACCGCTGAGCCGTCCGGAGTATTCTGGTTTGTCGTCGAGTCGCGTAACGGTCGCTCGAGTGGGAGATAAGAAAACTTTTGTCGATAAGCCGAGGAAAAAGGCTGAAGATATATAGTAAAGTAGATCCGGTGTGTCGGTGTCGAGTTAAGATCGCGCGTTCCAAGGCGGATAGAATTTTCGTCCTTCCGAaggcaaataaaataaaaccgcGCGCAAAGGTATTGCAAaagtttgttctttttttttttttttttcgtttgttttgtTCTCGTCGTTCGATAAAGTTTTACACGAAGAGAAATTCCAGCCATGATTATAGTGCGAGATTTGATTCGAAGAGCGTAACAAAGGCTCAGAGGAAGAGGGAAGAGGGAAGAGAAGAAGGCAGGCAGCCGGGCAAAGTGCGTCGAACGTTGAAATCCGGAATCGCTcactcgctcgctcgctcgcagGTATATATCTCGGCTCGCAGGCCATCGTCAGCTAAACAGGATGTACTCCGACGGACACGAGGTCGACGGCAGCTGGGTGCTGCGCGTCTTCGTGACCGATCTCCAGGTCGAGAGAAGCCTCCGGGTTAAGGGGGAACTTCACATCGGTGGCGTCATGCTTCGTCTCGTCGAAGACCTTGGTGAGTTGATTGCCAATTAGCGACAGgcatttctatatatatatatccatattcCTATGTATCCGTACCACACATATGCCTGTGTatcgaaaagtga includes:
- the LOC124179384 gene encoding acyl-CoA Delta(11) desaturase-like, which codes for MSVTLADAGAAARDETTVEKLCEEAYREKIAEHWTWNYIWNNIKWSQFIPMVILNVGLVGSLTMYAFGLHSIPIKPMTVAWIFIVGCGAFVGTTAGAHRLWSHRSYKANLPLRILLMFLYSVLGLYTIYDWARDHRVHHKYVETDADPHNAKRGFWFSHMGWLCVHRHPECLRRGREVDMTDVRNDGVAMFQRKYGTILNIIFCFTLPTIIPVIYWGETVMHAVLTQVFIRYVLGAHCLWSINSFAHLWGDRPYNRLINPAENMLVSVLTGGEGSHNYHHTFPWDYKASELPYINFNAATMFIDAFAQIGWAYDLRQPSPELIDKIVHRIGKKSTVPVQHQQYWLFRHISELGSRLRLSLRSSNGSSVRFS